From Caballeronia insecticola, a single genomic window includes:
- the rimM gene encoding ribosome maturation factor RimM (Essential for efficient processing of 16S rRNA), with translation MSTRDSESGGKPETVAEKVDRTKPGQDEGSATFGAFVRKPGARRVAVDVSGSPSARSEPESSIEPVDSVPDDAVEVGFIADAYGLKGWVKIVPHANGKQGGDALLSAKRWWLVKGRERKSARCLQSKVHADTIVARLAGCEDRDTAAALKGHAVYVARGDFPKLDSEDEFYWVDLIGLDVENEAGVALGRVADLIDNGAHSILRIEYPGTDKDGKPETGERLIPFVGVYVKTVDRAAKRIVVDWDADY, from the coding sequence ATGTCTACGCGTGATTCCGAATCCGGCGGCAAGCCGGAAACCGTCGCGGAGAAGGTCGACCGAACGAAGCCGGGGCAAGATGAAGGTTCCGCCACGTTCGGCGCATTCGTCCGCAAGCCGGGCGCGCGCCGCGTGGCGGTCGACGTTTCGGGAAGTCCTTCGGCACGTAGCGAACCCGAAAGCTCGATCGAGCCGGTCGACTCCGTGCCGGACGACGCCGTCGAAGTCGGCTTCATTGCCGATGCCTACGGGCTCAAGGGCTGGGTCAAGATCGTGCCGCACGCGAACGGCAAGCAGGGCGGCGACGCACTGCTGAGCGCGAAACGCTGGTGGCTCGTGAAAGGCCGCGAACGCAAGTCCGCGCGCTGCCTGCAGTCGAAGGTGCATGCCGATACCATCGTCGCGCGCCTGGCCGGCTGCGAGGATCGCGACACGGCGGCCGCGCTGAAGGGTCATGCGGTGTATGTCGCGCGTGGCGATTTCCCGAAGCTCGACAGCGAAGACGAATTTTACTGGGTCGATCTGATCGGCCTGGACGTCGAGAACGAGGCGGGCGTGGCGCTGGGCCGCGTCGCCGATCTGATCGACAACGGCGCCCATTCCATCCTGCGGATCGAGTATCCCGGCACGGATAAGGATGGCAAGCCCGAAACCGGCGAGCGGCTGATTCCGTTCGTCGGCGTGTACGTGAAAACGGTGGACCGGGCGGCGAAGCGTATCGTCGTCGACTGGGACGCCGATTATTAA
- the rpsP gene encoding 30S ribosomal protein S16 yields MVIIRLARGGSKKRPFYNIVATDSRSRRDGRFIERVGFYNPVATKGESLRIAQDRLTYWQGVGAQLSPTVERLVKQAQQAQPVA; encoded by the coding sequence ATGGTCATCATCCGCTTGGCTCGTGGCGGCTCGAAAAAGCGCCCGTTCTACAACATCGTTGCAACCGACTCGCGTAGCCGCCGTGATGGCCGCTTCATCGAGCGCGTGGGCTTCTACAACCCGGTCGCCACGAAGGGCGAATCGCTGCGTATCGCTCAGGATCGCCTGACGTACTGGCAAGGCGTTGGCGCGCAACTGTCGCCGACCGTCGAGCGCCTGGTCAAGCAAGCTCAGCAAGCCCAACCGGTTGCTTAA
- a CDS encoding TM2 domain-containing protein: MTTSSVATQSGPQPAGKHVPPYFRSKTLTAALAFLFGYIGLHRFYLYGLRDKYGWAHIVGIVLGAFGYLLLKETERASMLGWVLAFPGAVSLLAAFLSAIVCGLRPDAKWDAQFNAHTGRSSRSGWTVIFVVIFSLLIGAFLLMTGLALTFQTYFESQVEAAKTISQ, translated from the coding sequence ATGACCACTTCGTCCGTCGCCACGCAATCCGGCCCGCAGCCAGCCGGCAAACACGTTCCGCCGTATTTCCGCTCGAAGACGCTCACCGCGGCGCTCGCGTTCCTGTTCGGCTATATCGGCCTGCATCGCTTCTATTTGTATGGATTGCGCGACAAGTACGGCTGGGCGCATATCGTCGGCATCGTGCTCGGTGCGTTCGGCTATCTGCTGCTCAAGGAAACCGAGCGCGCCTCCATGCTCGGCTGGGTACTCGCGTTCCCGGGCGCCGTCTCGCTGCTCGCGGCTTTTCTGTCGGCCATCGTCTGTGGGCTGCGCCCCGACGCCAAATGGGACGCGCAATTCAACGCCCACACCGGCCGCAGCAGCCGCTCGGGCTGGACCGTGATCTTCGTCGTGATTTTTTCGTTGCTGATCGGCGCGTTTCTGCTGATGACCGGTCTCGCCCTCACCTTCCAGACGTACTTCGAAAGTCAGGTCGAAGCAGCCAAAACGATCTCTCAATAA
- a CDS encoding PA0069 family radical SAM protein, protein MSSPDREYPVAPPAPLKGRGAVSNLQGRYEKDERERVDDGWQHTAGQDEGECETSTPLRTQIFEERAKSILTRNSSPDIPFSVSLNPYRGCEHGCIYCFARPTHSYLGLSPGLDFESRIYAKINAPELLARELAKANYEPEPIALGVNTDAYQPVERDLQITRRVIQVMHDCGQPFAAITKNSLIERDIDLLAPMAERGQFMAAITVTTLDADIARTLEPRAATPSRRLRTIRTLAEAGIPVGVSIAPVIPFVTEQDMERVLEACAEAGASSASYIVLRLPWEVAPLFKDWLAAHFPDRADRVMSRVRDMRGGKDYDSNFATRMKGEGLWADMLKQRFRQATKRLGLNARQRGILDMSEFQRPAKPAVAPPANPQLDLF, encoded by the coding sequence ATGTCATCGCCTGATCGTGAGTATCCCGTTGCGCCACCCGCGCCGCTGAAAGGGCGCGGCGCCGTGTCGAACCTGCAGGGGCGGTACGAGAAGGACGAGCGCGAGCGCGTCGACGACGGCTGGCAGCACACGGCCGGGCAAGATGAAGGCGAATGCGAAACCTCGACGCCGTTGCGCACGCAGATTTTCGAGGAGCGCGCCAAAAGCATCCTGACGCGCAACAGCTCGCCGGACATCCCGTTTTCCGTGTCGCTCAATCCGTACCGCGGCTGCGAACATGGCTGCATCTATTGCTTCGCGAGGCCGACGCACAGCTATCTCGGTCTTTCGCCGGGACTGGATTTCGAAAGCCGCATCTACGCGAAGATCAACGCGCCCGAACTGCTGGCGCGTGAATTGGCGAAGGCGAATTACGAGCCCGAACCGATCGCGCTCGGCGTCAATACGGACGCGTATCAACCCGTCGAACGCGATCTTCAGATCACGCGGCGCGTGATTCAGGTCATGCACGACTGCGGCCAGCCGTTCGCGGCAATCACCAAGAATTCGCTGATCGAGCGCGACATCGACCTGCTCGCGCCCATGGCCGAGCGCGGCCAGTTCATGGCGGCTATCACCGTCACCACGCTCGATGCGGACATCGCGCGCACGCTCGAACCGCGCGCCGCGACGCCGTCGCGCCGTCTGCGCACCATCCGCACGCTCGCGGAGGCGGGCATTCCGGTGGGCGTGAGCATCGCGCCGGTGATTCCGTTCGTCACCGAGCAGGATATGGAGCGCGTGCTGGAGGCGTGCGCCGAGGCGGGCGCATCGAGCGCGAGCTATATCGTGCTGCGTCTGCCGTGGGAAGTGGCGCCGCTTTTCAAGGACTGGCTCGCCGCGCATTTTCCGGATCGCGCGGACCGCGTGATGAGCCGCGTGCGCGACATGCGCGGCGGCAAGGACTACGACTCGAACTTCGCCACGCGGATGAAAGGCGAAGGCTTGTGGGCCGACATGCTCAAACAGCGTTTCCGTCAGGCGACCAAACGTCTCGGCCTGAATGCGCGGCAGCGCGGCATCCTCGATATGTCGGAATTTCAGCGGCCGGCCAAGCCGGCGGTAGCTCCGCCGGCGAATCCGCAACTCGACTTGTTCTGA
- a CDS encoding Lrp/AsnC ligand binding domain-containing protein — MRTQRNPVRALDKLDHKILNILQEDGRIAMKDLAERVGLSVTPCIERVKRMERDGVITGYYARVNPTELGAALLVFVEITLDHKSGNMFEQFRREVQKIPEVLECHLVSGDFDYLIKARIGEMADYRKLLGDILLQLPGAVQSKSYVVMEEIKETLRIFVDV; from the coding sequence ATGCGAACACAGCGAAATCCGGTCCGCGCGCTCGACAAGCTCGATCACAAGATCCTGAACATCCTTCAGGAGGACGGCCGAATCGCGATGAAGGACCTGGCCGAGCGCGTCGGATTGTCGGTGACGCCTTGTATCGAGCGGGTGAAACGCATGGAACGCGATGGCGTCATCACCGGTTACTACGCGCGCGTGAACCCGACCGAACTGGGCGCGGCGCTGCTCGTGTTCGTCGAGATCACGCTCGATCACAAGAGCGGCAACATGTTCGAGCAGTTCCGGCGCGAAGTGCAGAAGATCCCGGAAGTGCTCGAGTGCCACCTCGTTTCCGGCGATTTCGACTATCTGATCAAGGCGCGCATCGGCGAGATGGCCGACTACCGGAAGCTGCTCGGCGACATCCTGTTGCAGTTGCCGGGCGCCGTTCAGTCGAAGAGTTACGTGGTGATGGAGGAGATCAAGGAGACGCTGAGGATTTTCGTCGACGTGTGA
- a CDS encoding D-amino acid dehydrogenase — translation MRIVILGSGVVGVTSAYYLARAGHDVTVIDREAGPALETSFANAGQISPGYASPWAAPGVPLKAVKWMFEKHAPLAIRLDGTMNQLQWMWQMLRNCTQDRYTVNKGRMVRLAEYSRDCLQALRADTGISYEGRTGGTLQLFRTQQQFDGAGKDIAVLKDANVPFELLTADELKKAEPALAAVSHKLTGGLRLPNDETGDCQMFTTRLAAMAEALGVKFRYNMSIDALAVANGRIAGVQCGKEFVQADSYVVALGSYSPKLLGDLVKIPVYPLKGYSITAPIVDAKRAPVSTVLDETYKIAITRFDDRIRVGGMAEIVGYDKTLKQARRETLEMCVNDLFPGGGDTASATFWTGLRPMTPDGTPIVGRTPVPNLFLNTGHGTLGWTMSCGSGQLLADLMSGKQPAIRADDLSVHRYFGETGVKTRPGYANA, via the coding sequence ATGCGAATCGTCATTTTGGGAAGCGGTGTCGTCGGTGTCACGAGCGCGTACTACCTTGCTCGCGCCGGTCACGATGTCACGGTCATCGACCGCGAAGCCGGACCCGCGCTCGAGACGAGTTTCGCCAACGCAGGGCAAATTTCGCCGGGCTATGCGTCGCCGTGGGCCGCGCCGGGCGTGCCGCTCAAGGCCGTGAAGTGGATGTTCGAAAAGCACGCGCCGCTCGCCATCCGTCTCGACGGCACGATGAATCAGTTGCAATGGATGTGGCAAATGCTGCGCAACTGCACGCAGGATCGCTATACGGTCAACAAGGGCCGCATGGTGCGCCTGGCCGAATACAGCCGCGACTGCCTGCAAGCCTTGCGCGCCGACACCGGCATCAGCTATGAAGGCCGCACGGGCGGCACGCTGCAACTGTTCCGCACGCAACAGCAATTCGACGGTGCCGGCAAGGACATCGCCGTGCTGAAGGATGCAAACGTGCCGTTCGAACTACTGACGGCCGACGAACTGAAGAAGGCCGAGCCCGCGCTCGCCGCCGTGTCGCACAAGCTGACGGGCGGTCTGCGCCTGCCGAACGACGAAACCGGCGACTGCCAGATGTTCACCACGCGCCTCGCCGCCATGGCCGAAGCGCTGGGCGTCAAGTTCCGCTACAACATGTCGATCGATGCGCTCGCCGTCGCGAACGGCCGCATCGCGGGCGTGCAGTGCGGCAAGGAGTTCGTGCAGGCGGATTCGTATGTCGTCGCGCTCGGTTCGTATTCGCCGAAGCTGCTCGGCGACCTCGTCAAGATTCCGGTGTATCCGCTGAAGGGCTATTCGATCACCGCGCCGATCGTCGATGCCAAGCGCGCGCCCGTCTCCACCGTGCTCGACGAAACGTACAAGATCGCGATCACGCGCTTCGACGATCGCATTCGCGTGGGCGGCATGGCGGAAATCGTCGGCTACGACAAGACGCTCAAGCAAGCGCGTCGCGAAACGCTCGAAATGTGCGTGAACGACCTGTTCCCCGGCGGCGGCGACACCGCAAGCGCCACCTTCTGGACCGGCCTGCGCCCGATGACGCCGGACGGCACGCCGATCGTCGGCCGCACGCCGGTGCCGAATCTGTTCCTCAACACGGGCCACGGCACGCTCGGCTGGACGATGTCGTGCGGCTCGGGCCAGTTGCTCGCCGATCTGATGTCGGGCAAGCAGCCCGCGATCCGCGCGGACGATCTATCCGTGCATCGCTATTTCGGCGAGACGGGCGTGAAAACGCGTCCGGGATACGCGAACGCGTGA
- a CDS encoding acyl-CoA dehydrogenase: protein MSYHAPVKEMLFVMKELADLERIAALPGHEDAGFDTAQAVVEEAARFCGEVIAPLNVAGDRTPSTWANGEVTTTPGFKDAFRQFAEGGWQGVVHPADFGGQGLPKLVATPCIEMLNSANLSFALCPLLTDGAIEALLTAGSDALKARYLPKFISGEWTGTMNLTEPQAGSDLALVRTRAEPQGDGTFKLFGTKIFITYGEHDMAKNIVHLVLARTPDAPEGVKGISLFLVPKFLVGDDGSLGARNDVHCVSIEHKLGIKASPTAVLQYGDHGGATGYLIGEENRGLEYMFIMMNAARFAVGMQGVAVAERAYQQAVAYAKDRVQSRPVDGSAKEPVTIIHHPDVRRMLATMRAYTEGVRALAYVAAAHSDLAHAHPDADTRKSHQAIYEYLVPIVKGFGTEMSVDVASLGVQVHGGMGFIEETGAAQYYRDARILPIYEGTTAIQANDLIGRKTVRDGGATAQALLAQIDQTIATLADTEGQPFKSMHRHLSAASLSLARSVEFVVAKFRSDPNAVFAGSVPYLRLAGIVLSGWQMARAMLISHARRAEDERFHSAKIATAQFFAEHILSQAPGIEASIVSANGEQGVLALAEDQF, encoded by the coding sequence ATGAGCTATCACGCCCCGGTCAAAGAGATGCTGTTCGTGATGAAGGAGCTGGCCGATCTCGAGCGCATCGCCGCGTTGCCCGGTCACGAAGACGCGGGCTTCGACACGGCGCAGGCCGTCGTCGAGGAAGCGGCGCGTTTTTGCGGCGAAGTCATCGCGCCGCTGAATGTGGCGGGCGACCGCACGCCGAGCACGTGGGCGAACGGCGAAGTCACCACGACGCCCGGCTTCAAGGACGCGTTCCGTCAGTTCGCCGAAGGCGGCTGGCAAGGCGTCGTGCATCCGGCGGACTTCGGCGGGCAGGGCTTGCCCAAGCTCGTCGCGACGCCGTGCATCGAAATGCTCAATTCGGCGAATCTGTCGTTCGCGCTGTGTCCGCTGTTGACGGACGGCGCAATCGAAGCGCTGCTCACTGCGGGCAGCGACGCCCTGAAAGCCCGCTATCTGCCGAAGTTCATCTCCGGCGAATGGACCGGCACGATGAACCTCACCGAGCCGCAGGCCGGCTCCGATCTCGCGCTCGTGCGCACGCGCGCCGAGCCGCAGGGCGACGGCACGTTCAAGCTGTTCGGCACGAAGATTTTCATCACCTACGGCGAGCACGACATGGCGAAGAACATCGTCCATCTGGTGCTCGCGCGCACGCCCGATGCGCCCGAAGGCGTGAAGGGCATTTCGCTGTTTCTCGTGCCGAAGTTTCTCGTCGGCGACGACGGCTCGCTCGGCGCGCGCAACGACGTACATTGCGTGTCGATCGAGCACAAGCTCGGCATCAAGGCGAGCCCGACCGCCGTGCTGCAATACGGCGATCACGGCGGCGCGACGGGCTATCTGATCGGCGAGGAGAATCGCGGGCTCGAATACATGTTCATCATGATGAACGCGGCGCGTTTCGCGGTCGGCATGCAGGGCGTCGCGGTGGCGGAGCGCGCGTATCAACAGGCGGTCGCATATGCGAAGGATCGCGTGCAGAGCCGTCCCGTCGACGGCAGCGCGAAGGAGCCGGTCACGATCATCCATCATCCCGACGTGCGGCGCATGCTCGCGACGATGCGCGCCTACACCGAAGGCGTGCGCGCGCTCGCGTACGTTGCGGCGGCGCACAGCGATCTCGCGCACGCTCACCCCGACGCGGACACGCGCAAGAGCCATCAGGCGATCTACGAATATCTCGTGCCGATCGTGAAGGGCTTCGGCACGGAAATGTCCGTCGATGTCGCGAGCCTCGGCGTGCAGGTGCACGGCGGCATGGGCTTCATCGAGGAAACGGGCGCGGCGCAGTATTATCGCGACGCCCGCATCCTGCCGATCTACGAAGGCACGACGGCGATTCAGGCGAACGACCTCATCGGCCGCAAGACGGTGCGCGATGGCGGCGCGACGGCGCAGGCGCTGCTCGCGCAGATCGATCAGACCATCGCGACGCTCGCGGATACCGAGGGCCAGCCGTTCAAGTCGATGCATCGTCATCTGAGCGCGGCGAGCCTGTCGCTGGCGCGCTCGGTCGAGTTCGTCGTCGCGAAGTTCAGGAGCGATCCGAACGCAGTGTTCGCGGGCAGCGTGCCGTATCTGCGGCTCGCGGGCATCGTGCTGTCCGGCTGGCAGATGGCGCGCGCGATGCTGATCTCCCACGCCCGTCGCGCGGAAGACGAGCGCTTCCATTCGGCCAAGATCGCGACGGCGCAGTTCTTCGCGGAACATATCCTGTCGCAGGCGCCGGGCATCGAGGCGTCGATCGTCAGCGCGAACGGTGAGCAAGGCGTGCTTGCGCTTGCCGAAGATCAGTTCTAA
- a CDS encoding electron transfer flavoprotein subunit alpha/FixB family protein: protein MTILVIAEHDNASIKASTLNTVAAAAKIGGDVHVLVAGSNAQGAADAAAKIAGVSKVLLADAPQLAEGLAENVEATVLNVAKDYSHILAPATAYGKNIAPRIAAHLDVAQISDITAVDSADTFERPIYAGNAIATVQSSDAIKVITVRSTGFDPVAAQGGSASIEKIEAAADAGISQFVSREVTKLDRPELTSASIIVSGGRGLGSGENYTKTLEPLADKLGAALGASRAAVDAGYVPNDFQVGQTGKIVAPQLYVAVGISGAIQHLAGMKDSKVIVAINKDAEAPIFSVADYGLVGDLFSVVPELVKELG from the coding sequence ATGACGATTCTGGTAATTGCGGAACACGACAATGCGTCGATCAAGGCATCGACGTTGAATACGGTGGCGGCGGCGGCGAAGATCGGCGGCGACGTGCACGTGCTGGTCGCGGGTTCGAACGCGCAAGGCGCGGCGGATGCGGCGGCGAAAATCGCGGGCGTGTCGAAAGTGCTGCTGGCCGATGCGCCGCAGCTCGCCGAAGGCCTCGCTGAAAACGTCGAAGCGACGGTGCTGAACGTCGCGAAGGACTATTCGCACATCCTCGCGCCGGCAACCGCTTACGGCAAGAACATCGCGCCGCGTATCGCCGCGCATCTGGATGTCGCGCAGATCAGCGACATCACCGCCGTCGACAGCGCCGATACTTTCGAGCGCCCGATTTACGCGGGCAACGCAATCGCGACGGTGCAATCGAGCGATGCGATCAAGGTCATCACCGTGCGTTCGACCGGCTTCGATCCGGTTGCGGCGCAAGGCGGCAGCGCATCGATCGAGAAGATCGAAGCCGCGGCGGACGCAGGCATCTCGCAGTTCGTGAGCCGTGAAGTCACGAAGCTCGATCGTCCGGAACTGACGAGCGCGAGCATCATCGTGTCGGGCGGACGTGGGCTCGGCAGCGGCGAAAACTATACGAAGACGCTGGAGCCGCTCGCCGACAAGCTCGGCGCGGCGCTCGGCGCATCGCGTGCGGCGGTGGATGCGGGCTACGTGCCGAACGACTTCCAGGTCGGGCAGACCGGCAAGATCGTCGCGCCGCAACTGTATGTGGCGGTCGGCATCTCGGGCGCGATCCAGCATCTGGCCGGCATGAAGGACAGCAAGGTCATCGTTGCGATCAACAAGGACGCCGAAGCGCCGATCTTCAGCGTGGCGGACTACGGTCTCGTCGGCGATCTGTTCTCGGTCGTGCCGGAACTCGTGAAAGAGCTCGGCTAA
- a CDS encoding electron transfer flavoprotein subunit beta/FixA family protein has product MKILVPVKRVVDYNVKVRVKSDNTGVDIANVKMSMNPFDEIAVEEAVRLREAGVATEVIAVSCGVTQCQETLRTALAIGADRAILVESADDLQPLAVAKILKALVDQEKPELVILGKQAIDDDSNQTGQMLAALAGLPQATFASKVVVADGRATVSREVDGGAETLSLKLPAVVTTDLRLNEPRYVTLPNIMKAKKKPLTTVTPADLGVDVAPRLKTLKVVEPPKRSAGITVPDVKTLVEKLKTEAKVL; this is encoded by the coding sequence ATGAAAATTCTGGTGCCAGTCAAGCGCGTGGTCGACTACAACGTGAAGGTCCGGGTGAAGTCGGACAACACGGGCGTCGATATCGCCAACGTGAAGATGTCGATGAACCCGTTCGACGAAATCGCCGTGGAAGAGGCGGTGCGTCTGAGGGAAGCGGGAGTCGCCACCGAAGTGATCGCCGTGTCGTGCGGCGTGACGCAATGTCAGGAAACGCTGCGCACGGCGCTGGCTATCGGCGCGGATCGCGCGATTCTCGTCGAATCCGCAGACGATTTGCAGCCGCTCGCCGTCGCGAAAATTCTCAAGGCGCTGGTCGATCAGGAAAAGCCTGAACTCGTGATTCTCGGCAAGCAAGCCATCGACGACGACTCGAACCAGACCGGCCAGATGCTCGCCGCGCTGGCGGGTCTGCCGCAGGCTACGTTCGCATCGAAGGTCGTGGTCGCGGATGGCCGTGCCACCGTGTCGCGCGAAGTCGATGGCGGCGCGGAAACGCTGTCGCTGAAACTGCCGGCCGTGGTCACGACCGATCTGCGCCTGAACGAGCCGCGCTATGTGACGCTGCCGAACATCATGAAGGCGAAGAAAAAGCCGCTGACAACCGTGACGCCCGCCGATCTGGGCGTCGATGTCGCGCCGCGCCTGAAGACGCTGAAGGTCGTCGAGCCGCCCAAGCGCAGCGCCGGTATCACGGTGCCGGACGTGAAGACGCTGGTCGAGAAGCTCAAGACCGAAGCCAAGGTGCTGTAA
- a CDS encoding MetQ/NlpA family ABC transporter substrate-binding protein — protein sequence MQRRFILKFAAALLSATLFNGVAHAEDAIKLGVTGGPHAQIMDVVKQVAAKNGLKITVVEFSDYVQPNAALAAGDLDANSYQHLPYLDAQVKDRGYKLVKIADTVTFPMGIYSKKLKSLSALGNGARIAVPNDPTNGGRALLLLQKQGLIKLRPDAGLKATPLDIVENPKKLKIVELDAAQIPRSLDDVDAAAINTNFAMEAGLKPKSDAIAIEDPHGPYVNIIAIRAADKDKPWVAKLVAAYHSPEVKQFVEGKYAGAVITAW from the coding sequence ATGCAACGTCGATTCATTCTGAAGTTCGCCGCCGCGCTCCTGAGCGCCACGCTGTTCAACGGAGTCGCGCACGCCGAGGACGCCATCAAGCTCGGCGTGACCGGCGGCCCGCACGCGCAGATCATGGACGTGGTGAAGCAGGTCGCCGCGAAGAACGGCCTGAAGATCACGGTCGTCGAGTTCTCGGACTACGTGCAGCCGAACGCCGCACTCGCCGCCGGCGATCTCGACGCGAACAGCTATCAGCATCTGCCGTATCTCGACGCGCAGGTGAAGGATCGCGGCTACAAGCTCGTGAAGATCGCCGACACGGTGACGTTCCCGATGGGCATCTACTCGAAGAAGCTGAAGTCGCTCTCGGCGCTCGGCAACGGCGCGCGCATCGCGGTGCCGAACGATCCGACCAACGGCGGACGTGCGCTGCTGCTCCTGCAGAAGCAAGGTCTGATCAAGCTGCGCCCGGATGCGGGTCTCAAGGCAACGCCGCTCGATATCGTCGAGAACCCGAAGAAGCTGAAGATCGTCGAACTCGACGCCGCGCAGATTCCGCGCTCGCTCGACGACGTCGATGCCGCCGCCATCAACACCAATTTCGCGATGGAAGCGGGCCTGAAGCCGAAGTCGGACGCGATCGCGATCGAGGATCCGCATGGACCGTACGTGAACATCATCGCGATCCGCGCCGCCGACAAGGACAAGCCGTGGGTCGCCAAGCTGGTCGCGGCGTATCACTCGCCGGAAGTGAAGCAGTTCGTCGAAGGCAAATACGCGGGAGCGGTGATCACCGCGTGGTGA
- a CDS encoding methionine ABC transporter permease: MLSEMFDMFVQSFWETLIMVGISGLVGAALGLPLGVLLYLTGRDSVLQNLGVNRVLGGIVNAVRSTPFIILLVAVIPFTRLVVGSSIGTAAAVVPLTIAAAPFIARLVETALREVDRGLIEAAQAMGATTSQIVFKVLLPESLPGVVAGLTITFVSLVGYSAMAGAIGGGGLGDLGIRYGYQRFLPEVMLTVVVILIVFVQLVQSFGDWLVRRLSHK; encoded by the coding sequence ATGTTGAGTGAAATGTTCGACATGTTCGTGCAGTCGTTCTGGGAAACGCTGATCATGGTCGGCATCTCGGGACTCGTCGGCGCCGCGCTCGGCCTGCCGCTCGGCGTGCTGCTCTATCTGACCGGCCGCGACAGCGTGCTGCAGAACCTCGGCGTGAATCGCGTGCTCGGCGGCATCGTGAATGCGGTGCGCTCGACGCCCTTCATCATCCTGCTCGTCGCGGTGATTCCGTTCACGCGGCTCGTGGTCGGTTCGTCGATCGGTACGGCGGCCGCCGTCGTGCCGCTGACCATTGCCGCTGCGCCATTCATCGCGCGGCTGGTCGAGACCGCGCTGCGCGAAGTGGACCGCGGCCTCATCGAAGCCGCGCAGGCCATGGGCGCGACCACGAGCCAGATCGTCTTCAAGGTGCTGCTGCCCGAGTCGCTGCCGGGCGTCGTCGCGGGGCTCACGATCACCTTCGTGTCGCTCGTCGGCTATTCGGCGATGGCGGGCGCGATCGGCGGCGGCGGTCTCGGCGATCTCGGCATCCGCTACGGCTATCAGCGCTTCTTGCCGGAAGTGATGCTGACGGTGGTCGTCATCCTGATCGTGTTCGTGCAGCTCGTGCAGTCGTTCGGCGACTGGCTCGTGCGGCGTCTGAGTCACAAATAA
- a CDS encoding methionine ABC transporter ATP-binding protein, which produces MIEIHNLSQRFAGPRGWVEALHNVNLTIPAGEVFGIIGRSGAGKSTLVRTINLLTRPSEGNVIVDGRDLTTLSRDDLRAARRDIGMIFQHFNLLSSRTVYGNVALPLELAGKKRAEIEAAVLPLLDLVGLTTHKDKYPAQISGGQKQRVGIARALASRPKVLLSDEATSALDPETTRAILDLLRKINRELGLTIVLITHQMEVIKQVCDRVAVLEAGRVVEEGKVVDVFMQPHHEVTRALIGDVIAHELPPALKARVTERLKTGGHLLRLAFTGSGVDQPILSETIRRYELDFNILHGQIDEIQGQAFGSLAVLAGGQPLKVAEAIAYLRTQGVVVEELSHVE; this is translated from the coding sequence ATGATCGAAATACACAACCTTTCGCAGCGTTTCGCGGGACCCCGAGGTTGGGTCGAAGCGTTGCACAACGTCAATCTGACGATCCCCGCCGGCGAAGTGTTCGGCATCATCGGGCGCAGCGGCGCGGGCAAGAGCACGCTGGTGCGCACCATCAATCTGCTGACGCGGCCGAGCGAAGGCAACGTGATCGTCGACGGACGCGATCTCACGACGCTCTCCCGCGACGACCTGCGCGCCGCGCGCCGCGACATCGGCATGATCTTTCAGCACTTCAACCTGCTGTCCTCGCGCACGGTCTACGGCAATGTCGCGCTGCCGCTCGAACTTGCGGGCAAGAAGCGCGCGGAGATCGAAGCCGCAGTGCTGCCGCTGCTCGATCTGGTCGGCCTCACGACGCACAAGGACAAATATCCCGCGCAGATCAGCGGCGGGCAGAAGCAGCGCGTGGGCATCGCGCGGGCGCTCGCGAGCAGGCCGAAAGTGCTGCTTTCCGATGAAGCGACCTCCGCGCTCGATCCGGAAACCACGCGCGCGATTCTCGATCTGCTGCGCAAGATCAACCGCGAGCTTGGGCTCACGATCGTGCTGATCACGCACCAGATGGAAGTCATCAAGCAGGTCTGCGACCGCGTCGCGGTGCTCGAAGCGGGCCGCGTGGTGGAAGAGGGCAAGGTCGTCGATGTCTTCATGCAGCCGCATCACGAAGTTACGCGCGCGCTGATCGGCGATGTCATCGCACACGAACTGCCGCCCGCGCTCAAGGCGCGCGTCACCGAGCGTCTGAAGACCGGCGGTCATCTGTTGCGGCTCGCCTTTACGGGCTCGGGCGTCGATCAGCCGATTCTCTCCGAGACGATCCGCCGCTACGAACTCGATTTCAACATCCTGCATGGCCAGATCGACGAGATTCAAGGCCAGGCTTTCGGCTCGCTCGCGGTGCTCGCGGGCGGGCAACCCCTGAAGGTCGCCGAGGCGATCGCTTATTTGCGCACGCAAGGCGTTGTGGTGGAGGAGTTGTCCCATGTTGAGTGA